One Brassica napus cultivar Da-Ae chromosome A5, Da-Ae, whole genome shotgun sequence DNA window includes the following coding sequences:
- the LOC111215716 gene encoding uncharacterized protein LOC111215716 produces the protein MNHDEGWRSGGRGGPRGRSQASGQRVNRQKSERPVTVDRSLDESSGNRSRGRGSRGRGRCRTVQVYVEKSSRVANVGKSAQEEVKSQEDGLGSTKQPDQGASFKCYGDNDDLLQPSASSSSNNINLSGGLSVSRECEDKNGGRVSCDIVNRMEDVSFSGLVSVSSTSDKKVKLSSVEDRHSAHKSGDVGNACNERISRLFDICLEKKWFCLKSSSLELNKEKRRATKGYASIVIRPGMVLLKNFLSINDQVMIVNKCRELGLGEGGFYQPGYGDGALLHLKMMCLGRNWDPQTSRYGDTRPHDGSVPPKIPFEFNQFVQKAIQDSQSLVATSSKKGEDEIPCMSPDICIANFYTSTGRLGLHKDKDESAKSIQKGLPVVSFSIGDSAEFLYGDQRDDDKADMVVLQSGDVLLFGGKSRNVFHGVRSILKDTAPKVLVQETNLRPGRLNLTFRQY, from the exons ATGAATCACGACGAAGGTTGGCGTTCCGGTGGCCGTGGGGGTCCGAGGGGCCGCTCTCAGGCGTCTGGGCAAAGAGTAAACCGTCAAAAAAGCGAACGTCCG GTTACGGTTGATAGGTCTTTGGATGAATCTTCTGGTAATAGGAGTAGGGGTAGGGGGTCTCGAGGGCGAGGAAGATGTAGGACTGTGCAAGTGTACGTTGAGAAGTCGTCCCGAGTTGCCAATGTGGGAAAGTCAGCTCAAGAAGAAGTAAAGTCCCAAGAGGATGGCTTAGGTTCTACTAAGCAACCTGATCAAGGTGCATCTTTCAAGTGTTATGGAGATAACGATGATCTTTTGCAACCATCTGCTTCGTCTAGCTCAAATAACATAAATCTTAGTGGAGGTCTGTCTGTCTCTAGAGAATGTGAGGATAAGAATGGCGGTAGAGTGTCTTGTGATATAGTTAATAGGATGGAAGATGTTTCGTTCTCTGGCCTGGTGTCTGTATCTTCTACAAGTGATAAGAAGGTTAAGCTTTCTAGTGTTGAGGATCGTCATAGCGCTCACAAGTCTGGTGATGTAGGGAACGCTTGTAATGAACGCATTAGTAGACTTTTTGATATCTGCCTCGAGAAGAAGTGGTTTTGTCTAAAATCCTCCTCCTTGGAACTTAACAAAGAAAAGAGGAGAGCAACTAAGGGGTACGCTAGCATTGTTATTAGACCTGGGATGGTCCTTCTCAAGAACTTCTTGTCAATCAACGATCAA GTGATGATTGTGAACAAATGCCGGGAGCTCGGTTTGGGTGAAGGAGGCTTCTATCAACCAGGTTATGGAGATGGAGCATTATTGCATTTGAAGATGATGTGCCTGGGGAGAAACTGGGACCCTCAAACATCTCGATATGGAGATACTCGACCACATGACGGTTCTGTCCCACCTAAAATTCCTTTTGAATTCAATCAGTTTGTTCAGAAAGCTATCCAAGATTCACAGTCCCTTGTTGCTACAAGCTCAAAGAAGGGAGAGGATGAGATACCATGTATGTCACCAGACATCTGTATTGCTAACTTCTACACATCCACTGGGAGACTTGGTCTACATAAG GATAAAGATGAGAGTGCAAAGTCCATTCAGAAGGGCTTACCTGTTGTATCATTTTCTATTGGAGATTCAGCCGAGTTTTTGTATGGTGATCAGAGAGATGATGACAAGGCAGACATGGTAGTCTTGCAATCTGGAGATGTTCTACTCTTTGGTGGCAAGTCCAGAAATGTCTTTCATGGCGTCAGATCAATTCTCAAAGATACTGCTCCTAAGGTTCTTGTCCAGGAAACAAACCTCCGACCAGGTCGTCTGAATTTGACTTTTAGGCAGTATTAA